In one window of Chloroflexota bacterium DNA:
- the ruvA gene encoding Holliday junction branch migration protein RuvA, producing MIGSLRGPVGHIGLDHVIIDIGGVGYRVVVSPELIGRVRIGSETSLFIHHLVRDDAQALFGFAKPEELAFFELLMTVTGVGPRLALAITSAHPVTRLQMAIVTDDLDVLTSVSGVGRKTAQRIVLELQEKIHAAGIAVGPGASADSDVVAALESLGYTASEARRAAGSVVGVEGGLDERIRAALQELARSR from the coding sequence ATCGGGCTGGACCACGTGATCATCGACATCGGAGGGGTCGGTTACCGGGTGGTGGTGTCGCCGGAGCTGATCGGGCGCGTGCGCATCGGCTCCGAAACCAGCCTGTTCATTCATCACCTGGTCCGCGACGACGCCCAGGCCCTGTTCGGATTCGCCAAGCCGGAGGAGCTGGCCTTCTTCGAGCTGCTGATGACGGTGACCGGGGTCGGGCCGCGCCTGGCGCTGGCCATCACTAGCGCCCACCCGGTGACGCGCCTGCAGATGGCGATCGTGACCGACGACCTCGACGTCCTGACCTCCGTGTCCGGGGTCGGGCGCAAGACCGCCCAACGCATCGTGTTGGAGCTCCAGGAGAAGATTCACGCTGCCGGGATCGCGGTGGGGCCGGGCGCGTCGGCCGATTCGGACGTGGTGGCCGCCCTGGAGTCGCTGGGCTACACCGCCTCCGAGGCACGGCGCGCAGCGGGCAGCGTGGTCGGGGTCGAGGGCGGGCTGGACGAGCGGATCCGGGCCGCGCTCCAGGAGCTGGCCCGATCCCGGTGA
- a CDS encoding CoA-binding protein: MPVTFADPETIERVLRETHTWAVVGLSSNPLRPSHGVARTLMDHGYRMIPVNPHETEVHGQTAYADLFSAQADAVAAGQPIDVVDIFRNSAFAGIHVDEAIEIGAKAVWMQLGVIDEAAAERAHAARLWVVMDRCPAIELPRLSLGA, translated from the coding sequence ATCCCGGTGACGTTCGCCGATCCGGAGACCATCGAACGCGTTCTGCGCGAGACCCACACCTGGGCCGTGGTGGGCCTGTCCTCGAACCCGCTACGGCCGAGCCATGGCGTGGCGCGGACCTTGATGGACCACGGCTACCGCATGATCCCGGTCAACCCCCACGAGACCGAGGTCCACGGCCAGACGGCCTACGCCGACCTATTTTCCGCCCAGGCCGATGCGGTCGCGGCCGGCCAGCCGATCGACGTCGTTGACATCTTCCGCAACTCGGCGTTTGCGGGGATCCACGTCGACGAGGCGATCGAGATCGGGGCCAAGGCGGTATGGATGCAGCTGGGGGTCATCGACGAGGCGGCCGCCGAGCGGGCGCACGCGGCGAGGTTGTGGGTCGTGATGGACCGATGCCCGGCGATCGAGCTGCCGCGGCTCAGTCTCGGCGCATGA
- the pucL gene encoding factor-independent urate hydroxylase translates to MKYEIGYGKAGVSVYRTYGTPLVGVTPIPESPFTGRDNTLMAAEIEIQVQGQGFLESYTEGDNRLVVATDTMKNFIHATSASNPAATLEGWLDHVGRAFLDHYPHMERISMLGTELPYSASLVPADDDGFVASEVLFARDRNDRSTARLDLELTDDGGVRPTDHACGREGLQLIKITGSSFADFARDEHTTLPERPDRALFTWMDVGWRYVDPADALAASPERYVAGEQVADLAASVFHQFVSLSIQHLVHEIGGRMLERWTQLAEVSFDAQNRTWDPGVLSPDDPKVKTYADPPPPIGRIDLVMRRD, encoded by the coding sequence ATGAAGTACGAGATCGGCTACGGCAAGGCCGGAGTCAGCGTCTACCGCACGTATGGCACGCCGCTGGTGGGGGTGACGCCCATCCCCGAGTCGCCGTTCACCGGCCGCGACAACACGCTCATGGCGGCCGAGATCGAGATCCAGGTCCAGGGCCAGGGATTCCTCGAGTCATACACCGAGGGCGACAACCGGCTGGTGGTGGCGACCGACACGATGAAGAACTTCATCCACGCCACCTCGGCCTCCAACCCGGCGGCCACGCTCGAGGGTTGGCTCGACCACGTGGGCCGCGCGTTCCTTGACCACTACCCCCACATGGAGCGCATCTCCATGCTCGGCACGGAGCTGCCCTACTCCGCGTCCCTGGTCCCGGCCGACGACGATGGCTTCGTCGCCTCCGAGGTCCTGTTCGCCCGGGATCGCAACGATCGCTCGACCGCGCGCCTGGACCTGGAGCTGACCGATGACGGCGGCGTGCGCCCGACCGATCACGCCTGCGGGCGTGAAGGGCTCCAGCTCATCAAGATCACCGGGTCCTCGTTCGCCGATTTTGCCCGTGACGAGCACACGACCCTGCCCGAGCGGCCGGACCGCGCTCTGTTCACGTGGATGGACGTTGGCTGGCGGTATGTCGACCCCGCCGACGCCCTGGCGGCCAGCCCGGAACGCTACGTTGCCGGCGAACAAGTGGCGGACCTGGCGGCGTCGGTCTTCCACCAGTTCGTGAGCCTGTCGATCCAGCACCTGGTCCATGAAATCGGCGGCCGCATGCTCGAACGCTGGACCCAGCTGGCGGAGGTCAGCTTCGACGCGCAGAACCGGACCTGGGATCCGGGCGTCCTCAGCCCGGACGACCCGAAGGTGAAGACCTACGCCGATCCCCCGCCGCCGATCGGGCGGATCGACCTGGTCATGCGCCGAGACTGA